The window AGGCGGATTGAGTTTGAAAGAATTTTATTTGTAGGCTAAACAATAATTATTTTACCACCTAAGGCATGTAAGGGGATTTAAGTTGGTCATCATCTCGACTGAAGCGCATCGATTTTTCATCGATAGCGGAATGGAGAGATCTATCACGGTTAGATTTAGCTTCGCTGAGCTTTACGTGGTTCTCGACTGCGTTGCACCTGATAGCTGTCTGTTCCGCCCGAAATGAGAATTCCGTTCAAGCCCATAAAAAAAGATCCTTCATTACATTCAGGATGACACCTGTCTTAGTTCAAGATCTCGCGGATATCTTCCTTACTCAGCGATTTAAAGAAACTCTCCTCTGTAGTAATGAGTGAATTGGCCAATGATTTCTTCCTGTTTTGCAAGGCCAGGATTTTCTCTTCAACGGTATCTTTAGCAATAAATTTGTAGATGAAAACCTTTTTATCCTGCCCGATACGGTGCGTTCTGTCTATGGCTTGTTGTTCTACGGCTGGGTTCCACCATGGATCGAGGATAAAAACATAATCAGCCTGCGTTAAATTTAAACCTACACCACCCGCTTTTATTGAAATTAAAAACACTTTCAGTTCGGTATTTTGCTGAAATTCTGCTACAATTTCGCCACGGTTACGCGTTGCGCCGTCTAAGTAAGCAAAAGGGATATTTTCGGCTTCAAAATGTTTTTTGAAAATATCGAGATGCTTTACAAACTGAGAAAAAACTAAAACCTTATGACCGCCTTTCAATACGTTATCGAGCGTATGGATTACGTTTTCAAACTTCCCTGAATCTGACATATATTCGCCATCGATCATTACCGGGTGATTGGCCAACTGACGCAAAGCGGTTAAACCCTGTAAAAGCTGAACATGTTTCTGGGCAAATGTTCCATCATCCATACTTTGCAACAGATCGTTCCGGTAGGCCGATTTGGTTTTTTCGTAATATGCCGCCTGGTCTTCGCTCATGTCGCAGTAAATAACCTGCTCGGTTTTGGGTGGCAACTCTGCTGCTACCTGTTCTTTCGTTCTGCGCAGTACAAAAGGTTTGATTATGGTTTGCAGTTTGCGGGCTTTTTCTTCGTCTTTTTTCTTCTCTATAGCCTGCACATATTCTTCAAAAAAGAAAGCCTGCGTGCCTAATAAACCCGGATTTAAAAAGGTTAACTGCGACCATAAATCGCTTACCGAATTCTCTACCGGCGTACCACTCAAAATTAAACGGTGTTTCGATTTGAGGCTCCTAACTGCTTTAAACGATTTGGAAGCAGGGTTTTTAATGTTCTGACTCTCGTCTAATATTACGTAGTTGAAGTAAAAGTTCTTCAATTCATCAACATCTACCCGCGTGACACCATAAGTGGTAATCACAATATCGTAATTAGCAAAATTGGCCACATCTTTATTACGGTTGGTGCCGGTATGCGCCAGTATTTTAAGTTTTGGTGTGAACTTTTTGGCCTCCGTTAACCAGTTGTAAATTAAAGAGGTTGGCATAATAATGAGCGAGGATGTTTGGATGCCCTGCAACTGATCATCTTCCTTTACTTTTTGCAGCATGGCCAAAGTTTGGATGGTTTTACCCAAACCCATATCATCGGCCAGGCAACCGCCAAAGTTATACTCGCGTAAAAAGCTAAACCAGTTGTAGCCCGCCTTCTGGTAATCGCGCAAACTTCCCTTAAAATGAGCAGGCATTTGCGTATCGGCGATATCTTCAAAGTCGGATAAACGTTGGAGCTTACGCTCGAGGGTTACGTTGGCCAAACTATCTTCGGCCAGATCGTTAATTAAGCCAATGTGATGCTTCTTTAACTTTAAGCTTTTGCCGGTTTCTGCCAAACTGAATAAACTGCCATATTGCGTAAACCATTTATCCGGGATAATGGCCACTTCGCCATCGGGCAATAAGAATTCGCGTTTTTTATGGAGGATATGTTGTTTTAAAGAAAGAAAAGGGATCTGATATTTGCCAAACCAAACCACGGCATTAATATCGAACCAATCGTTTTCTTCTTTAAC is drawn from Pedobacter sp. HDW13 and contains these coding sequences:
- a CDS encoding DEAD/DEAH box helicase, giving the protein MLRVDSSKACKIVYSLCKHEYLGYLIEPHIVQLNPQGDFSFTYQRIFTHTAEEFNSYLSDIDYKLIRILDDIEQDSIIKKYYKKLIRPTEFFTKVFDDKFYENVRPKIEKKLAEALEILKTKNELYVMDKDGWPVERKIELAAEPASILFHFRRNETETRYFPTIKYQNLRIEFMFKEAQIISNKPAWLLLNDVLYFFDQDIEGKKLQPFLNKRYIAIPKTTEATYFEKFVAPLIEKHHVYAEGFEIRTEQFEAIPVIKVLYVDGGLSQIQLYFKYGEYTFPVENAHKVTVRLEKTADNYIFHRIKRSADWEKKQFNLLLSLGLKKTSSLFSNLEVISGEENPSYAAINWVNEHIEILQASGFEIEQATGQKKFVFGVSKIDLEVKEENDWFDINAVVWFGKYQIPFLSLKQHILHKKREFLLPDGEVAIIPDKWFTQYGSLFSLAETGKSLKLKKHHIGLINDLAEDSLANVTLERKLQRLSDFEDIADTQMPAHFKGSLRDYQKAGYNWFSFLREYNFGGCLADDMGLGKTIQTLAMLQKVKEDDQLQGIQTSSLIIMPTSLIYNWLTEAKKFTPKLKILAHTGTNRNKDVANFANYDIVITTYGVTRVDVDELKNFYFNYVILDESQNIKNPASKSFKAVRSLKSKHRLILSGTPVENSVSDLWSQLTFLNPGLLGTQAFFFEEYVQAIEKKKDEEKARKLQTIIKPFVLRRTKEQVAAELPPKTEQVIYCDMSEDQAAYYEKTKSAYRNDLLQSMDDGTFAQKHVQLLQGLTALRQLANHPVMIDGEYMSDSGKFENVIHTLDNVLKGGHKVLVFSQFVKHLDIFKKHFEAENIPFAYLDGATRNRGEIVAEFQQNTELKVFLISIKAGGVGLNLTQADYVFILDPWWNPAVEQQAIDRTHRIGQDKKVFIYKFIAKDTVEEKILALQNRKKSLANSLITTEESFFKSLSKEDIREILN